From the Canis lupus familiaris isolate Mischka breed German Shepherd chromosome 27, alternate assembly UU_Cfam_GSD_1.0, whole genome shotgun sequence genome, the window CATTAGAAAGCTGCTGTTTCTTTTAACAGAGAGTAAAACAGAGCATGGACAATAATTCAGTTAATTTAATCAGTATAGACAGCTAATTTATGTAATCCAGCTCCAGAAATCCACTTTGAGGCAAATTATCTGTATTGACTGTCAACACTCATCATAttagcaagatttccttcttcacTTTGTATTGAGGAGCCAGAAGGATTTATTCAGTTTAATTTGTGTAAGAGTCCCCCACCAGAATACTTGCATCCTGAGCTCACAAACAAAACCCTGCATGTTCCACACCGCTCCACTCCCCCTTAAATTCAATGTCtcagggatggatggatggatggatagatagatagctgtatggatggatagatagatagattatatagatatagatagatatagatatagatatagatatagatatagatatagatatatctctctatatatatatatattgcaattgGGCCTGAAAAATTAATCAAAGTAGACATGGCACAGCATCACCTTTTTTTGTGAAAAGAATAacttagattttttcttttcttccccccagataaaataaaagtctgtATTTGTGGCAAGCAGCCATCTTGTTAacttgggaagccatctgcctaaaaataaaaaagcaggatgAGGGGTAGCATCAGTGTGTGAAAGGGGTGGGGAACACTCATTGGTCTCATTGGGGATTGTTGTGAAAGGAAAAAGCCCAATTGTCTCATGGCCCTATTAGTACCATTGAAGTTCTTTAACACAGGGACTGTTGGAGGTAATGAGCATGACAGCTGTGGATTATGCAATAtgcttttaatacattttgaaagatgGTAATGTTCTATGCTGTGAGATCTACTTGGTTATGAGAGAAAATCTGTAGCTGTGTTTCAGGAAAGGATAAAAGGCATAggagtccaatttttttttttaatcaccttctcttccttctgagagGTGAACTTGTGAGAGGCTGGTATTCTGAAGAGAATCATTATGATAAAAGGAACTGGTCAGGCATTGCCATTTAAGTTTACCCTATTTTAGCATGAGTTCCCACTAACCTAATATAATGTACTAATGTATTCTTTTGCAGCTGGATGAAGGCTGGTTGGAAGATGAAAGGAATGAATTCTTAGAGGAGTTAAACTTGGAGATGCTGGAAGAACAGCATAATGAAGCAATGCAGTGCACTGCCAATGAGGTGGAGCAGGTAGGGCCAACGATTTGAACTACATCATTTGAAATGTTGCTagtttcttttctgaatatataaCCATAAATggagtaaaaaacaaaatcaaagagttTGATCAAACATCTCtgtaatagtaatttttttagaGCAGATGGGCATCTCAAATGAAGCCCAgggaataaatacaattttttctattaaaatcttTCTAGTTTGAAAAGCTTTGGGATCATTGTTGACAGAGTACAGTAGTATTCAAATGTTCAACTTAATTCAGAAATTGAATAGCGAAAATACGCATTGCTTTTCAATATGCCAGCTGGAGACAAACTATATCTCATGAGATAACGCCTCTCCCcaacattaattttataatttaaaatattcatgtgtcTATTTGAATATTTAGGCAACTGTAAGATGACGATGACATGAGGTAAGCCATcaatcttatttatgtttttggaaTCTTGGTTCTACCTCTGTACTCCTCAACAGGAGTAAGCTCTATTTGAGATCATTGATATCATCTTGCCTTAGGGTCACATCATCATTCAACCAAAAATGCTGAGCTCCTAATATGTCCCAAGTACCACACTTGATCCTGAgcatacaaatgaaaatgagcaaagtTTCAGCTCTTAATTAATTCGCCGCTCATGAAAGATTCCAGAGGGGCTTGTGGCAAACTGAAATCTTGGGATTCTTTTGTGACTGTTATTGTTCCTATGGGATAAAAATGGGATCAATctatcctagattttttttttatgttgaattcATGTCATTCATCTGCCTGATATAATTTTGTTAACACTTCTGCTGTCAGTTTATTGATTTGTTTAATTATCACCCTATTGCCAACAGTAATTCTTAACACATCCtgaaagatagtttttaaaaaaccctggACAGCTGGACAGTTAGGCTTAGGGATGTGAAGCACAAACATCCTATCACTTTACCAAGCTGAATGATGGAATATATTGACATGCTAGCATTCCATAACagagatgtatgtgtgtgtatgggcaCATGCCCGTATATTAAATAAATCGTTATATTGCAGACTCCGGTGTCACCATAGTTGAGTGCGCTgtactctgtgctgagcatggatcctcATTGGCCACTTCACAAACAGTAGTTCATGCTCAAGAGTGATGCTGCTACTGTGGTGATTGCTTTTCAATATAGGTAGGACAGATTGAAATTTTTATGTATGACTTCAACGCTGGCcacaaataaagatattttttggTGGCAGCTGCTGGTTAAAAGCAAGAAAGTCCTTGCTCGAGGCTTTTTCCTCTCTTAGATACAAAATGTGACCTGATACAGAATTGACAGGAGGATGTTGGAATAAAGCAAGAAGGGAGAAATCCTGTCCAGGTGAAGTGATATGGTGTCAAATCCTGCCTACTCATCAGAGGTAATACAAATGCTAGTTCTTTTGAGGTAACACTAGATGTCCCTGAGGTCAGATTCTCATTGTGTGGAAATTTTTCTTCACCATGAGACTGAAAAATGATAAGAATTACAGAAACCTTTAAAAGTCCTTTGCCCTTATAAACAATAATACTACATTAGAAATGTCTTGGTAGAAGCATTGCCTGTCACTGTAATAATTCCATAGGGAAATGATAAATGACAGAATGGCAATACATTAGAAACTAGGAATTCTAGGTTTGAGAATGGAAAAGcctttatattttcacatttgctCATAAACCggtgactaaagaaaaaaattcgattaaaaaaaatctatatccgtgcctcaaaacaaaaatacatatacacgCTAAAGTTTCACTTTACGTAACATTCTTGATCTTAGGACTGCTGTTGACACACTGTGGAACATCTCCCATAGCATAATTTGTCTGTATCCTTGGCATGCCAcgtaaaaataagattaaaaaaaaaaactagccttcttgtatttttaagctcattaaagatatgaaaaaatataaataatgtggTATTATTAATCAGATGTCCAATATCCATAGCATCCTCTGGGGGTTTTATGGCACATGTCAATGTCACCACGTTGGACACTATTGTCAGCTTATAGAAAGGAATACACTGATGGACCACGTGCTCCACTGTTACTTACAAGTACTTGTttataaaattgttctttttcaataGGACATTGAAAATCTCagtatattttcaacaaatgaggAGAACTATTTTAGGAAAAGACCGGGAATCCTAAAATAACACTATACATGGTCATCTTCTCTCCTCTACAGTTTATGTTACATTTTGTTATGCTTctgtggaagaaaataaaacaattttcttaagAGACTCTTTCAAATCTGTTTTAGGATGTTTTTTCTCATGCgttctgtcctttttttaaacactaacaggcttaattatatttaattgtataattACACCTGctagaggaaaatatatatagtggGGAGTAAACTTACACATAAAGGACGTACAATGTAGAAACTGCCATGTAGACTAGTTTAGGATAAgtgatggagggaaaaaaaactttattcacagagaaaaaaactatatatacatCCTCTTAGTACAACAACAGTGAATTGTTTTGCATGGAAGCCAAATGCTACCAAGGAATAAGGTTTACATATGAGTGTATATTCACAAATACATCAAAACTATATTTTTTGACATTATGTTCATGTCTGGCAGTCAGTGCCACTCTGATTTTCATGAGGACTGTCACTTTACTCCGAGTAGaataaaattcacctgtgaaggaAATTATGGGCTgacagtagaaaaatatttttaagtaacccaAACGAGTCCTAAGATGACATTGTTGCTTCTGAGTGATGTGATTTGGAGATGCACTGAGGTCAGGACACATCCAGGCAGGAATGTGACATCTTGGACACAGAAGAGATCCCAACTCTGCAGGATGGCACTCcttttctacctctctctgtgtcactaatAAGCTGAATCCATCTGAGATTCAAGTTCCTTGTTGCTAGAAAGAAGGACTGAGTCTCTAGGACTAGCCTATTCCTGAAATACTGTGCTGTTTGGCTTATCATTACCAGGGTGTTACTAGCTCAGCAAAGTTTCTTCTGAACTTAGAGttcaggaaaagaaatcatcCTAATCAGGTGACATGGCTTCAGAACTCCAGGCCTCCATACTGCAGAAGACCACTTAGATCACCTGTCTCACTCATCCTTTTGCATGTTACCACCTCAGGGACTCAAAAAGTCACCTCATTTACACACCTTCATGCCAATTCCCCAAGTAAGAGAGAACCTTCAGGTAAGAATCATTCAATTGAATGTGTCCCACTTTATTTATCCCCAAATCAGGTATCTAAGcagctttggttttcttgatTTCCATTCCTAACAAGCTGCCTTGAGCTGACTGCCTGTATTTCTAAAATTGTTAAGGAGACTAACCCTGGAACAGCTTTCTGGGAACCGCACCTTTTGCCAAGCAAGCAACCGTTTTTTTCATGCAAGTTCTGCAACAGtcggtggtttttttttttttttttttttttttttcagaataaacgATTTTCTTTGATCTCTCAACTTTATTTCCTCAGCccaaaaaacaggaagaagaggaaggcacCACGGACACGGCCACATCCTCCTCCAACAACCATGAGAAGGACAGTGGGGTGGGGCGCACAGATGAAAGCCTGCGGAATGATGAGAGCTCGGAGCAGGAGAACGCAGCTGAGGATCCCAAGGGCGCATCCTTGAAGAGCACGAGAGggctggggcagagccaggacacCCTAGGAAGCGTGGAACTTCAGTGCAATGAGAGCTTGGTGTCTGGCGACTACATGGACTCCGACTGCGTGGGCCACACAGAGGAAGAGTGTGAAAGGTTCCGACAGCTCCTGGAGCTCAAGTGCAAGATTCGAAACCATGGAGAGTATGACCTGTATTACTCGAGCAGCACAATAGAATGCCACCAAGGGATGGGCGTGGAGCACGAGCTCCAGCTGCTTAACGAAGAACTGCGCAGCATTGAGCTCGAGTGCCAAAATATCATGCAGGCTCACAGGCTCCAGAAAGTGACAGACCAGTACGGAGACATCTGGGCCTTGCACGACGGAGGATTCCGGAATTACAACACCAGCGTGGATGTGCCGAGGGGAAAACTAGATGACATCCTCGAACACCCAGAAAAGTCGGACAAGGACAGTTCCAGTGCTTACAACACGGCGGAGAGCTGCAGAAGCACCCCGCTCACCGTGGACCGGTCCCCCGACAGTTCCCTTCCACGGGTGATCAACCTCACCAATAAGAAAAACCTGAGAAGCACAGCAGGGGCCAGTCGGCCTTCTTCGGGAGCCAGCAGCAAAGAGTCGACCTCCAGCAGAGCCAACACGGCAGAACAAGGCTGCAGCAGCGTGGAGGCCAAGGAGAAGGCGTCCGAGAGCTGCAGCAGGCTTTCCGACCAGGACAGGCCCAGCGGTGAGCAGCGCATCCCTTACCTGTCTCCTTATCACAGCTCCTCCTACAGGTGTGCAAACATCCCAGCGCATGCCCGGCATTATCAAAGCTACATGCAGTTGATTCAGCAGAAATCTGCCGTCGAGTATGCCCAGAGTCAGCTGAGCCTCGTGAGTATGTGCAAGGAGCCCCAGAAGGGCTCGGAGCCCAAGATGGAATGGAAGGTGAAAATCCGCAGCGACGGGACGCGGTACATAACCAAGAGGCCAGTGCGAGACCGGATTCTGCGGGAACGTGCCTTAAAGATCAAGGAGGAGCGCAGTGGCATGACCACGGACGACGACACCATGAGCGAGATGAAGATGGGCCGCTactggagcagagaggagaggaagcagcacCTGGTTCGGGCCAAAGAGCAGCGTCGGCGCCGGGAGTTCATGATGCGGAGCCGCTTGGAGTGTCTCAAGGAGAGTCCCCAGAGTGGCAGCGAGGGCAAGAAGGAGCTCAGCATCCTTGAACTGAGCCACAAGAagatgatgaaaaaaagaaacaagaaaatcttgGACAACTGGATGACAATCCAAGAACTGATGACCCACGGGGCCAAGTCTCCGGATGGCACACGAGTTCATAATGCCTTTTTGTCAGTCACCACCGTATGACCGAATGAATGGGACGCAACGGATTTTTAGGAGGGTGCTACCAGTTTGGGTAGAGTATGATTGCCTCGTTCAATGTGgcgtttttatatatattttgcgactctttatagtttaaattttttgtaaGCAAAAATACCTGgtaattttccatttgtttttcatataCCGGTACCTTCTTTTTTGGCCGAGATCTTTCTTTGACTTGTGATATATTCCTATtactcatttatatatatatatatattaaaaaacaaaaacaaaaaggaaagaaaacaaaaaacttgaacaAAAAATACTGAGGAGCCgattaatttcctattttaatgTACCTAATGTAAGGTAAGATCCGGATTTCTCTAGtttacttattttctactttGAGAACAACTCAATGCCAAAACATTTCTATGCTTGCTTCTTGGCATAATCCGTATTAAATCAACCCTGTTAATAAATCCTGTGCCACATCTTGTCTTATACATAAAAACCACCTCTTTTTAACATCCCATTGTACATTTAGCACCTAAGTGGCCGTTGTCTTTGTCTCAGTAAAGTGTAGGTGGACAATCTTCCTGTGGTATGTAGTGACATTGGTCATGTTAGCTAGATAACTGTGGTAATTgtgacaataaaaaaataaattattgattatCCTTAAGAAAAGTTATCAAggagtgttttattttcattgtctaCTGTGGTTACCAGATTAAAATTAGTTACATATGGATACTATTTAGAAGACTCCCAATTGTGgattataaaatatgtacattttctatcacttttttccaataaaattgtCTTGAGATATTTCCCATAGATCTTTGTGTCACATATTCTTAccaggattaaattagataatatatgtaGAGCATCTAACAGATGCCAACTAAACATCCAATAAGTAGGAGTTTATCTCCCCTTGCCTGCCACCTGTGAAAGGCAAAGCCAGGAAAAATTTAGGGAGGGACACGGAGAGAGGATCAGTGAAGTGTCTGAAAATGTTTATGACACTAAGTGTATTAGtgtgcttgggctgccataacaaaacaccccAGACTGGATCGCCTAaataacaggaatttatttcatggctctggaggctgggaagtccaagatcaaggtcctGGCAAATTCAGCAACTTGGCGAGAGCTCTGTTCCTGTCTTGCTGATggtcaccctctccctctgtcttatcagagagacagaaaggaagctGTCTGCTGTCTCTTCTTACATGGGCACTGAAACTCTCATAAGAGCTCCACCTTCATGACTCCATCTAAatctaattatttcccaaaggccccatctccaaataccatcatattggaGGTTAgaactttttcaaaatatgaattttaggggaacaTGGTTCACTCCACAGCACTACATGCGTTTATTTAATTGatcatttgaaattaaatttggGGGAATCGTCTTTTTAATAATCTCCATTGTGGTCCACTATAAATGCCCTACATGTCATTTATGAAAAAGTGAGATTTCTAGATTATCAGATAGGTTCTTGAAATACAGCTTTTCATCATAAAAACCATAGATATGCCTCTTGTGATGCCTCCAGAGTAAAGGCCAAATTGGCCATGTACAGGCAAACATGAGTTTGATCAAATTTTCATTCAACCCAAAAGATTGTTGGAGACACAACATCTGAATATTTCTGAAGCTACTTTCCCGTTTAAAAACCAACAGTGGCTTCCTATTAGCTCT encodes:
- the PDZRN4 gene encoding PDZ domain-containing RING finger protein 4 isoform X1; protein product: MGCNLCTFQKREEHYKLLYEVSQVNGKDLSKATHEEAVEAFRNAKEPIVVQVLRRTPLSKPAYGTAPEVQLMNASTQTDITFEHIMALAKLRPPTPPVPDVCPFLLSDSCHSLHPMEHEFYEDNEYLSSLPADVDRAEDFEYEEVELCRVSSQEKLGLTVCYRTDDEEDTGIYVSEVDPNSIAAKDGRIREGDRILQINGEDVQNREEAVALLSSDECKRIVLLVARPEIQLDEGWLEDERNEFLEELNLEMLEEQHNEAMQCTANEVEQPKKQEEEEGTTDTATSSSNNHEKDSGVGRTDESLRNDESSEQENAAEDPKGASLKSTRGLGQSQDTLGSVELQCNESLVSGDYMDSDCVGHTEEECERFRQLLELKCKIRNHGEYDLYYSSSTIECHQGMGVEHELQLLNEELRSIELECQNIMQAHRLQKVTDQYGDIWALHDGGFRNYNTSVDVPRGKLDDILEHPEKSDKDSSSAYNTAESCRSTPLTVDRSPDSSLPRVINLTNKKNLRSTAGASRPSSGASSKESTSSRANTAEQGCSSVEAKEKASESCSRLSDQDRPSGEQRIPYLSPYHSSSYRCANIPAHARHYQSYMQLIQQKSAVEYAQSQLSLVSMCKEPQKGSEPKMEWKVKIRSDGTRYITKRPVRDRILRERALKIKEERSGMTTDDDTMSEMKMGRYWSREERKQHLVRAKEQRRRREFMMRSRLECLKESPQSGSEGKKELSILELSHKKMMKKRNKKILDNWMTIQELMTHGAKSPDGTRVHNAFLSVTTV
- the PDZRN4 gene encoding PDZ domain-containing RING finger protein 4 isoform X2; the protein is MGFALERFAEAADPDCKCKLCGQVPEEPLCTPCGHVFCAGCLLPWVARRRRGPLQRQPPAPGELHRAPPARSLLQQPRVQGGGRSARLHELAAHVERGARRRPRGCVSGPGGRGGGDLPARGGCGAAPGPGPGPGRGGGARGGPPGGSGSGSGSGRGPGARVLAWRRRERALRAQLRALQGEVQLAARGYREKFAQYMAHVRNFAGELGGGRGPDGEHKPFTIVLERENDTLGFNIIGGRPNQNNKEETSAEGIYVSKILENGPADRADGLEIHDKIIEVNGKDLSKATHEEAVEAFRNAKEPIVVQVLRRTPLSKPAYGTAPEVQLMNASTQTDITFEHIMALAKLRPPTPPVPDVCPFLLSDSCHSLHPMEHEFYEDNEYLSSLPADVDRAEDFEYEEVELCRVSSQEKLGLTVCYRTDDEEDTGIYVSEVDPNSIAAKDGRIREGDRILQINGEDVQNREEAVALLSSDECKRIVLLVARPEIQLDEGWLEDERNEFLEELNLEMLEEQHNEAMQCTANEVEQPKKQEEEEGTTDTATSSSNNHEKDSGVGRTDESLRNDESSEQENAAEDPKGASLKSTRGLGQSQDTLGSVELQCNESLVSGDYMDSDCVGHTEEECERFRQLLELKCKIRNHGEYDLYYSSSTIECHQGMGVEHELQLLNEELRSIELECQNIMQAHRLQKVTDQYGDIWALHDGGFRNYNTSVDVPRGKLDDILEHPEKSDKDSSSAYNTAESCRSTPLTVDRSPDSSLPRVINLTNKKNLRSTAGASRPSSGASSKESTSSRANTAEQGCSSVEAKEKASESCSRLSDQDRPSGEQRIPYLSPYHSSSYRCANIPAHARHYQSYMQLIQQKSAVEYAQSQLSLVSMCKEPQKGSEPKMEWKVKIRSDGTRYITKRPVRDRILRERALKIKEERSGMTTDDDTMSEMKMGRYWSREERKQHLVRAKEQRRRREFMMRSRLECLKESPQSGSEGKKELSILELSHKKMMKKRNKKILDNWMTIQELMTHGAKSPDGTRVHNAFLSVTTV